The genomic window CTCGGCTCCCGGATCGTCGACCGCAGCGGCGCGTCCGACGACGTCTACGCCAAGGCCGAGTCGGTCCTCGTCGCGGTGGACGGTACGACACACGAGAAGCGACCCCTCGGAGACACCGAAAAGGCAGCCCTCCTCAAGCACGTTGTCACGACTTGAGAGACTGGATCCGAGATGACCGAGCAGCAGAGTTTCTACGACGCCGTCGGTGGGGCGGACACCTTCCACCGGTTGGTGGCCGCGTTCTACCGCGGTGTCGCCGCCGACCCGGACCTTCGCCCGATGTACCCGGAGGAGGACCTCGGCCCGGCCGAGGTGCGTTTCCGGATGTTCCTGGAGCAGTACTGGGGCGGCCCGAAGACGTACTCCGAACAGCGCGGGCACCCGCGGCTGCGGATGCGGCACGCCCCGTTCGCGGTCACCCCGAGCCAACGGGACAGGTGGCTCGGCCACATGCGGGCCGCGCTCGACGAACTCGGCCTGACGCCCGAGCAGGACGAGCAGATCTGGACCTACATGGTGATGGCCGCGCACAGCATGGTGAACACCGACGAACCGAACTACCCCGGCATGATCGACATGTCCGGGCGCTGAACCACCGCTTAATCTTCCAGAAGGAGACAACACGAGCATGGCTACCATCCGTACGGCGAAGGCTCACTGGGAAGGCTCGCTGATGGAGGGCGCCGGCCAGGTCGCCCTGGAGTCCTCCGGTGTCGGTACGTACGACGTCACCTGGGCCTCCCGCGCGAACGACGCCAACGGCAAGACCAGCCCGGAAGAGCTGATCGCGGCCGCGCACTCCACCTGCTTCTCGATGGCGCTGTCGCACGCGCTGGCCCAGGGCGGTCACGCCCCGACGTCGATCGACACCCAGGCCGACGTCACCTTCCAGCCGGGTGAGGGCATCACCGGGATCAAGCTGTCCGTGAACGGCAACGTCCCGGGCCTGACCGCCGACGAGTTCGCCGAGTTCGCCGAGGGCGCGAAGAAGAACTGCCCGGTCTCGCAGGCGCTGTCCGCCGTCCCGATCACGCTGGACGTCACCTTCACCGCCTGAGATTCCAGAAGACAGTGCCCCGGCGAGGTCTCGCCGGGGCACTGGTCTGTCTCAGCCGTGGAACTGGGCGATCACCTTGGTGAAGTCGTACGGGTTCTGGGAGATCCCGCTGCACGAGTCGCCGTCACCGCCGCCGGAGCACGGGCGGTCCCGGTTCACCGACCAGAAGGTGAAGCGCGCCAGGTGGTGTTCCTGCGCGTACGTGAGCAGCGTCTTGAAGTCGGACAGCCGGACGGTCTCGCCGGCGTCGTCGGTCTTGCCGTTCATCGACGAGATGCCCATGTGCCGGTACGCCTCGTCGTCGGTGTAGCCGTACGCGCTCTTCAGCCGGGCCTTCAGGCCTTCCTCGGCCTTCTCGGTCAGCGTCGCCATATTCGTCGAACCGCCGCCGAAGTCGAACGGCATCAGCACCCAGCCGTCGTTGGCCAGCCCCGCGGCTGCGCCCTTGTTGATCAGGTCGACGCCCGACGCGTCCGGGCCGGTCTGGTCGGTGCCCATCGTGATGTACGCCTTGAGGCCGGGGTTCTTGCTCTTGACGGTCTTCAGCGCGCTGATCACCCGCTGCCGGGCGGTCGCGCTGTGGAACTCGGTGTCCTCGATGTCGATGTCGATCGCCTTCAGCTGATAGGCGTCGATCACCTTCTGGTACGCCGCGGCCAGTGCGGAGGCGGAGCTGCACTTCTCGCCGAGCTTGTTCCCGGACCAGCCGCCGAACGACGGGATCACGTCGCCGCCGGCGGCCCGGATGCTGTTGATCGCGGACTGGTCCGAACCACCGGTCAGCGCCCGGTCGCCGTCCCACTTCGGGTTGCAGCCGCCGTCGGACAGCACGAACGCCAGCGTGAACCACTTGTTCCCGGCGGCGTTCATCACGTCGGTCGGCTTCTGCGGATCACCCCAGCCGAGATACAGGTACGGCGCTGCGCCGATACTGGCCGTGTCCGCCTGCACCTGCGGACTGTGCGTCGTGCTGGCGTGTGCGACGGACGCGAAGCCGGTCGCCAGACACGCGGCGGTCACCGCGCTCACGAGGATCTTCATGAC from Kribbella jejuensis includes these protein-coding regions:
- a CDS encoding globin, giving the protein MTEQQSFYDAVGGADTFHRLVAAFYRGVAADPDLRPMYPEEDLGPAEVRFRMFLEQYWGGPKTYSEQRGHPRLRMRHAPFAVTPSQRDRWLGHMRAALDELGLTPEQDEQIWTYMVMAAHSMVNTDEPNYPGMIDMSGR
- a CDS encoding OsmC family protein is translated as MATIRTAKAHWEGSLMEGAGQVALESSGVGTYDVTWASRANDANGKTSPEELIAAAHSTCFSMALSHALAQGGHAPTSIDTQADVTFQPGEGITGIKLSVNGNVPGLTADEFAEFAEGAKKNCPVSQALSAVPITLDVTFTA
- a CDS encoding chitinase — its product is MKILVSAVTAACLATGFASVAHASTTHSPQVQADTASIGAAPYLYLGWGDPQKPTDVMNAAGNKWFTLAFVLSDGGCNPKWDGDRALTGGSDQSAINSIRAAGGDVIPSFGGWSGNKLGEKCSSASALAAAYQKVIDAYQLKAIDIDIEDTEFHSATARQRVISALKTVKSKNPGLKAYITMGTDQTGPDASGVDLINKGAAAGLANDGWVLMPFDFGGGSTNMATLTEKAEEGLKARLKSAYGYTDDEAYRHMGISSMNGKTDDAGETVRLSDFKTLLTYAQEHHLARFTFWSVNRDRPCSGGGDGDSCSGISQNPYDFTKVIAQFHG